A stretch of the Takifugu flavidus isolate HTHZ2018 chromosome 1, ASM371156v2, whole genome shotgun sequence genome encodes the following:
- the rprma gene encoding protein reprimo A — protein MNNTGFNQTDGGLLNKTAEFFCCNFSSVVTDNGFVAAAPDERSLFIMRVVQIAVMCVLSLTVVFGIFFLGCNLLIKSEGMINFLVTDRRPSKETEAVIVGAY, from the coding sequence ATGAACAACACGGGCTTCAACCAGACGGACGGCGGGCTGCTCAACAAGACCGCGGAGTTCTTCTGCTGCAACTTCTCCTCGGTGGTGACCGATAACGGCTTCGTGGCCGCGGCTCCGGACGAGCGGAGCCTTTTCATCATGAGGGTGGTCCAGATAGCCGTCATGTGCGTCCTGTCCCTCACCGTGGTCTTTGGTATATTCTTCCTGGGCTGCAACCTGCTCATAAAGTCCGAGGGGATGATCAACTTTTTGGTGACGGACCGGAGGCCGTCCAAAGAGACGGAGGCTGTGATTGTTGGAGCCTACTGA